The proteins below are encoded in one region of Sinorhizobium meliloti:
- a CDS encoding UbiX family flavin prenyltransferase translates to MKADREQRKRIIVGISGASGVIYGIRLLEILRDLDIETHLVMSRAAQITLAMETDFKVADVEALAACVHSNKDIGASCSSGSFRTLGMIVAPCSIKTLSEIATGVTSGLLSRAADVTLKERRRLVLMLRETPLHIGHIRSMAQATEAGAIICPPVPAFYARPQTLDEMVNHTVARVLDLFDIDTGLAHRWSGRRAAVPDTRREDVEVKMR, encoded by the coding sequence ATGAAGGCGGACCGGGAACAGAGAAAGCGGATCATCGTCGGCATCAGCGGCGCCTCCGGCGTGATATACGGCATCCGGCTCCTGGAGATCCTGCGCGATCTGGACATCGAGACGCATCTGGTGATGAGCCGTGCCGCCCAGATCACGCTGGCGATGGAAACGGACTTCAAGGTCGCCGACGTCGAAGCCCTCGCCGCCTGCGTCCATTCCAACAAGGACATCGGCGCTTCGTGCTCCAGCGGTTCTTTCCGCACGCTCGGGATGATCGTTGCACCCTGCTCGATCAAGACCCTGTCGGAAATCGCGACCGGTGTAACCTCCGGCTTACTGTCCCGGGCGGCGGATGTAACACTGAAGGAACGCCGCCGGCTGGTTCTCATGCTGCGCGAGACGCCATTGCATATCGGCCATATTCGTTCGATGGCCCAGGCGACGGAGGCGGGGGCGATCATCTGTCCCCCCGTCCCGGCCTTCTATGCCCGTCCGCAGACGCTGGACGAGATGGTCAATCATACCGTGGCCCGCGTCCTCGATCTGTTCGATATCGATACCGGGCTCGCACATCGATGGAGCGGGCGGCGCGCTGCCGTCCCTGACACTCGACGTGAAGATGTCGAGGTGAAGATGAGGTGA